One segment of Triticum aestivum cultivar Chinese Spring chromosome 2A, IWGSC CS RefSeq v2.1, whole genome shotgun sequence DNA contains the following:
- the LOC123188186 gene encoding COMPASS-like H3K4 histone methylase component WDR5B translates to MSSATQQQPPPAAPPYRPYRQVRAATPHARAISCVRFSPCGRLLATASLDGTVALLSPSSLAVIANLRGHTQGVSDLSWSTDSNYLCSASDDRTLRIWDIRSILPGPKPADPNADRCIRVLKGHTNFVFSANFNPQTSSQVASGGFDCTVRIWDVSSGRCIRAIDAHSEPVTSVHFIRDGSIIVSGSHDGSCKIWDAGTGSCLKTVIDDKKPAVSCSMFSPNGKFILVATLDDSLKLCNYATGKFLKVYSGHVNRVYCIQSAFSVRNGKYIVSGSEDKCVYIWDLQGKNILQKMEGHTDAVISVSCHPTENKIASGSLDNDKTVRLWVQDG, encoded by the exons ATGTCTTCGGCGACGCAGCAGCAGCCGCCACCGGCGGCGCCGCCGTACCGGCCATACCGGCAGGTGCGCGCGGCGACCCCGCACGCCCGCGCCATCTCCTGCGTGCGCTTCTCCCCCTGCGGGCGCCTCCTAGCGACGGCCTCCCTCGACGGCACGGTCGCCCTCCTCTCCCCGTCCTCGCTCGCCGTCATCGCCAACCTGCGCGGCCACACGCAGGGCGTCTCCGACCTGTCCTGGAGCACGGACTCGAATTACCTCTGCTCCGCGTCCGACGACCGCACCCTCCGCATCTGGGACATCCGCTCCATCCTCCCCGGCCCCAAGCCCGCCGACCCCAACGCCGATCGCTGCATCCGCGTGCTCAAGGGCCACACCAACTTCGTCTTCAGTGCCAACTTCAATCCGCAGACCAGCTCCCAGGTCGCCTCGGGGGGATTCGACTGCACCGTGCGCATCTGGGACGTCAGCAGCGGCCGCTGCATCCGCGCCATCGACGCGCACTCTGAGCCCGTCACCTCCGTCCACTTCATCCGGGACGGGTCGATCATTGTGTCGGGGAGCCATGATGGGAGCTGCAAGATTTGGGATGCGGGAACTGGCTCTTGTCTCAAGACAGTCATTGACGACAAGAAGCCAGCGGTTTCCTGCTCAATGTTCTCACCAAATGGCAAGTTCATCCTCGTCGCTACGCTCGATGACTCACTG AAACTATGCAACTATGCTACTGGCAAGTTCTTGAAGGTATATAGTGGGCATGTGAACAGAGTATACTGCATCCAGTCTGCGTTTTCTGTCAGGAACGGGAAGTACATTGTTAGTGGGTCGGAAGATAAATGCGTATACATATGGGACCTCCAAGGGAAAAACATTCTTCAGAAAATGGAAGGCCATACCGACGCTGTCATCTCGGTGTCATGTCATCCAACAGAGAACAAAATTGCTTCTGGCAGCCTTGATAATGACAAGACTGTGAGACTCTGGGTCCAAGATGGCTGA